From a single Vibrio tubiashii genomic region:
- the glmU gene encoding bifunctional UDP-N-acetylglucosamine diphosphorylase/glucosamine-1-phosphate N-acetyltransferase GlmU — translation MKFSAVILAAGKGTRMYSNKPKVLHTLAGKPMVKHVIDTCNGLGAQNIHLVYGHGGDQMQAELSSESVSWVLQADQLGTGHAVDQAAPQFEDDEKILVLYGDVPLISEETIESLLDAQPTGGIALLTVVLDNPMGYGRIVRKNGPVVAIVEQKDATEEQKLIKEINTGVMVATGGDLKRWLSGLNNDNAQGEYYLTDVIAAAHDEGRAVEAVHPVNPIEVEGVNDRAQLARLERAFQSMQAQKLLEQGVMLRDPARFDLRGELQCGMDCEIDANVIIEGKVSLGDNVVIGTGCVLKDCEIDDNTVIRPYSVIEGATVGEECTVGPFTRLRPGAEMRNDSHVGNFVEVKNARLGEGSKANHLTYLGDAEIGQRTNVGAGVITCNYDGANKFKTTIGNDVFVGSDSQLVAPVTIADGATIGAGTTLTKDVAEGELVITRAKERKISGWQRPVKQK, via the coding sequence ATGAAGTTTAGCGCAGTGATTCTGGCGGCGGGCAAAGGGACTCGCATGTACTCCAATAAACCTAAGGTTCTGCATACGCTTGCGGGTAAGCCGATGGTGAAACATGTGATTGATACATGTAATGGATTAGGCGCGCAGAACATCCATTTGGTGTACGGCCATGGTGGCGATCAAATGCAAGCTGAACTAAGCAGTGAGTCGGTAAGTTGGGTGTTGCAAGCGGATCAGCTTGGTACGGGTCACGCAGTGGATCAAGCTGCACCACAATTTGAAGATGATGAAAAGATCTTAGTGCTTTATGGCGATGTACCACTGATCTCTGAAGAGACGATTGAAAGCTTACTCGATGCCCAGCCAACAGGCGGTATCGCGCTGCTTACCGTGGTGCTAGATAACCCTATGGGCTACGGACGTATCGTGCGTAAGAACGGCCCTGTTGTTGCGATTGTTGAGCAAAAAGACGCGACAGAAGAGCAGAAGCTGATTAAAGAGATCAATACAGGTGTAATGGTTGCCACTGGCGGTGATCTGAAACGTTGGTTGTCTGGTCTAAACAACGACAATGCTCAAGGTGAGTACTACTTAACCGATGTTATCGCTGCTGCCCATGATGAAGGCCGAGCGGTAGAGGCAGTTCATCCAGTAAACCCAATTGAGGTGGAAGGGGTTAACGACCGCGCTCAGTTGGCGCGTCTAGAGCGTGCGTTCCAGTCAATGCAAGCACAAAAGCTACTAGAGCAAGGCGTAATGCTGCGCGATCCTGCACGTTTCGATCTACGTGGTGAATTGCAGTGCGGAATGGATTGTGAAATTGACGCCAATGTTATTATCGAAGGTAAAGTATCGCTCGGTGATAACGTCGTGATTGGTACTGGTTGTGTACTTAAAGATTGTGAAATAGACGATAATACGGTTATTCGTCCGTACAGTGTGATTGAAGGTGCGACGGTCGGTGAAGAGTGTACCGTGGGTCCATTTACTCGTCTGCGCCCTGGTGCAGAGATGCGTAATGACTCTCACGTCGGTAACTTCGTTGAAGTGAAAAATGCTCGCCTTGGTGAGGGTTCTAAAGCCAATCACCTGACTTATTTAGGTGATGCCGAGATCGGTCAGCGCACCAATGTAGGGGCGGGTGTAATCACTTGTAACTATGATGGCGCAAACAAGTTTAAAACAACCATCGGCAACGATGTTTTTGTTGGCTCTGACAGTCAGCTGGTGGCGCCAGTGACTATCGCTGATGGTGCGACAATTGGTGCAGGAACGACTTTGACCAAAGATGTCGCTGAAGGTGAGTTAGTCATCACTCGCGCTAAAGAGCGTAAGATTTCAGGTTGGCAGCGCCCAGTAAAACAAAAGTAA
- the atpD gene encoding F0F1 ATP synthase subunit beta: MATGKIVQIIGAVVDVEFPQSEVPSVYDALNVTESKERLVLEVQQQLGGGVVRCIVMGSSDGLRRGVEVVNTGAPISVPVGTKTLGRIMNVLGDAIDECGEIGAEETYSIHREAPSYEEQSNETALLETGVKVIDLVCPFAKGGKIGLFGGAGVGKTVNMMELINNIALQHSGLSVFAGVGERTREGNDFYFEMQEAGVVNVEKPEESKVAMVYGQMNEPPGNRLRVALTGLTMAERFRDEGRDVLLFVDNIYRYTLAGTEVSALLGRMPSAVGYQPTLAEEMGVLQERITSTKAGSITSVQAVYVPADDLTDPSPATTFAHLDATVVLNRNIAAMGLYPAIDPLDSTSRQLDPLVVGQEHYDIARGVQQTLQRYKELKDIIAILGMDELSEEDKQVVSRARKIERFLTQPYHVAEVFTGDPGVYVPLKETLRGFKGLLAGDYDDIPEQAFMYCGTIDDAIENAKKL, from the coding sequence CGGTAGTCGACGTAGAGTTCCCACAGAGCGAAGTACCTAGTGTATATGACGCTCTAAACGTTACTGAATCAAAAGAGCGTCTAGTTCTTGAGGTTCAACAACAGCTAGGCGGTGGCGTAGTTCGTTGTATCGTTATGGGTAGCTCTGATGGTTTACGTCGTGGAGTTGAAGTTGTAAATACTGGCGCTCCAATTTCAGTACCAGTAGGTACTAAGACCCTTGGTCGTATCATGAACGTACTTGGTGATGCGATTGATGAGTGTGGTGAAATCGGTGCGGAAGAGACTTACTCTATCCACCGTGAAGCACCAAGCTACGAAGAGCAATCAAACGAAACTGCTCTACTAGAAACTGGTGTTAAAGTAATCGACCTAGTTTGTCCATTCGCTAAGGGTGGTAAAATCGGTCTATTCGGTGGTGCAGGTGTAGGTAAGACCGTTAACATGATGGAACTTATCAACAACATCGCACTACAACACTCTGGTCTTTCAGTATTCGCAGGTGTTGGTGAGCGTACTCGTGAGGGTAACGACTTCTACTTCGAAATGCAGGAAGCTGGCGTTGTAAACGTTGAGAAACCAGAAGAATCGAAAGTAGCAATGGTTTACGGTCAGATGAACGAGCCACCAGGCAACCGTCTACGTGTTGCACTGACTGGTCTAACAATGGCAGAGCGCTTCCGTGACGAAGGTCGTGACGTTCTACTGTTCGTTGATAACATCTACCGTTACACGCTAGCAGGTACTGAGGTATCAGCACTTCTAGGCCGTATGCCTTCTGCGGTAGGTTACCAGCCTACACTAGCAGAAGAGATGGGTGTTCTTCAGGAGCGTATCACGTCAACTAAAGCAGGTTCTATCACGTCTGTACAGGCGGTATACGTACCAGCGGATGACTTGACTGACCCTTCTCCAGCAACAACGTTCGCGCACTTAGATGCAACGGTTGTACTTAACCGTAACATCGCAGCTATGGGTCTATACCCAGCGATCGACCCGCTAGATTCGACTTCTCGTCAGCTAGACCCACTAGTAGTAGGTCAAGAGCACTACGACATCGCTCGTGGCGTTCAGCAGACACTTCAGCGCTACAAAGAGCTGAAAGATATCATTGCGATTCTAGGTATGGACGAGCTATCTGAAGAAGATAAGCAAGTTGTATCTCGTGCACGTAAGATTGAGCGTTTCCTAACTCAGCCTTACCACGTAGCGGAAGTATTTACTGGCGACCCAGGTGTTTACGTACCTCTTAAAGAGACTCTACGTGGCTTCAAAGGTCTACTAGCTGGTGATTACGATGACATTCCAGAGCAAGCGTTCATGTACTGCGGTACGATTGACGATGCTATAGAGAATGCGAAGAAGCTATAA
- a CDS encoding F0F1 ATP synthase subunit epsilon — MAAITFHLDVVSAEKKIFSGLVETFQVTGSEGELGIFHGHTPLLTAIKPGMVRIVKQHGHEEIIYVSGGMIEVQPGTATVLADTAIRGEELDAAKAEEAKRRAEESIHNQHGDMDFAQAASELAKAIAQLRVIELTKQRR; from the coding sequence ATGGCAGCAATAACCTTTCACCTAGACGTTGTTAGTGCGGAGAAGAAAATCTTCTCAGGCCTAGTTGAAACGTTCCAGGTGACCGGTAGCGAAGGTGAGCTTGGTATTTTCCATGGCCACACACCGCTGCTGACCGCTATCAAGCCTGGTATGGTGCGTATTGTTAAACAGCACGGCCACGAAGAAATTATCTATGTTTCTGGTGGTATGATAGAAGTTCAGCCGGGTACAGCGACTGTACTGGCTGATACGGCTATCCGTGGTGAAGAGCTAGACGCAGCTAAGGCAGAGGAAGCTAAACGTCGCGCTGAGGAGAGTATCCACAATCAGCACGGCGATATGGACTTCGCTCAAGCGGCCAGTGAACTGGCTAAAGCCATTGCTCAGCTACGAGTTATCGAGCTGACGAAACAGCGTCGCTAA